Below is a window of Cryomorphaceae bacterium DNA.
TTTAACGACTGATGATCAGAAATTTGAACTACATTATCTCAACGCTTCTGCTTCTGGGGCTTCCGGGTATGGGTCTGGGCCAATCAGGAATTTTTGGCCATTGGAAAACCTACGATGACAAAAGCGGCTATGCCCGTTCTATCGTGGAAATCACCAAGCGCGACGGTAAAGCCTACGGAGTTATTCAGGAGGTGTTTCTGCAACCCGACGAACCCGAAAACCCGCTTTGTATTGAATGCGAAGACCACCGTAAAGATCAGCCGATACTGGGAATGGAAGTGATTACCGGACTCG
It encodes the following:
- a CDS encoding DUF2147 domain-containing protein; translation: MGLGQSGIFGHWKTYDDKSGYARSIVEITKRDGKAYGVIQEVFLQPDEPENPLCIECEDHRKDQPILGMEVITGLEKNGDTWEGGEILDPESGRTYRCKIWLEDGKLKVRGYLAFLYRTQTWIRVD